One Phycisphaera mikurensis NBRC 102666 DNA window includes the following coding sequences:
- the dxr gene encoding 1-deoxy-D-xylulose-5-phosphate reductoisomerase, whose protein sequence is MSSGRDAPPPQPPGPTRTRRVVVLGATGSIGRNTLEVIAHLNGSSGGPRPFEVVALAAGSDAAGLAGAAAAWPRARCSLASLGGDAPPGWLRGPGSAERLVREASADLVVAAVVGVAGLRPVLAAIDAGADVALANKEVLVAAGELVMRRASRSGSRLLPVDSEHAGVLQCLAGHPRERVRRVVLTASGGPFRDRTAVEVADATPDEAVAHPNWDMGPKISVDSATMMNKALELVEAHHLFGLRADQLDAIIHPQSIVHAIVEYEDGGVLAQLGAADMRGPIQAALAWPDRPAGCGERLDLLRLGGLTFRSADPHRFPALGLAQRVMAAGGTAGAVFNAANEAAVAAFLERRVPFGRIVGLVSSALDALPPRPVARLEDVLDADAAARRFVGDAVGSPPAA, encoded by the coding sequence GTGAGCTCGGGGCGGGACGCTCCTCCGCCGCAGCCCCCGGGCCCGACGCGGACGCGGCGGGTCGTGGTGCTCGGCGCGACCGGCTCCATCGGCCGCAACACCCTCGAGGTCATCGCGCACCTGAACGGCTCCAGCGGCGGCCCGCGGCCGTTCGAGGTGGTTGCCCTCGCCGCCGGTTCCGACGCGGCGGGCCTCGCCGGTGCCGCGGCGGCGTGGCCGCGGGCGCGGTGCTCGCTGGCGTCGCTCGGCGGCGACGCGCCTCCGGGCTGGCTCCGGGGGCCCGGCTCCGCCGAGCGGCTCGTCCGCGAAGCGTCTGCCGACCTGGTCGTCGCCGCGGTGGTCGGCGTGGCCGGCCTGCGGCCCGTGCTCGCCGCCATCGACGCCGGTGCGGACGTGGCGCTGGCCAACAAGGAGGTGCTCGTCGCCGCCGGCGAGCTGGTGATGCGGCGTGCCTCGCGGAGCGGTTCGCGGCTGCTCCCGGTGGACTCCGAGCACGCGGGCGTGCTGCAGTGCCTCGCGGGGCACCCGCGTGAGCGGGTCCGCCGGGTCGTGCTGACCGCCTCGGGCGGGCCGTTCCGCGATCGCACCGCCGTGGAGGTCGCCGACGCGACGCCCGACGAGGCCGTAGCGCACCCGAACTGGGACATGGGCCCGAAGATCAGCGTCGACTCCGCGACGATGATGAACAAGGCGCTGGAGCTCGTCGAGGCCCATCACCTCTTCGGGCTCCGGGCCGATCAGCTCGACGCGATCATCCACCCCCAGTCGATCGTGCACGCGATCGTCGAGTACGAAGACGGGGGCGTCCTCGCGCAGCTGGGCGCCGCCGACATGCGCGGACCGATCCAGGCCGCGCTCGCCTGGCCCGACCGCCCCGCCGGCTGCGGCGAACGCCTCGACCTGCTCCGCCTCGGCGGGCTGACCTTCCGCTCGGCCGACCCCCACCGCTTCCCCGCGCTGGGCCTCGCCCAGCGCGTCATGGCCGCGGGCGGCACGGCCGGCGCCGTCTTCAACGCCGCGAACGAGGCCGCCGTGGCCGCCTTCCTCGAACGGCGGGTCCCCTTCGGCCGTATCGTCGGCCTCGTCTCCTCGGCGCTCGACGCGCTGCCGCCGCGGCCCGTGGCTCGTCTCGAGGACGTGCTGGACGCCGATGCGGCCGCACGCCGCTTCGTCGGCGACGCGGTCGGCTCCCCGCCCGCCGCCTGA
- a CDS encoding site-2 protease family protein, which produces MRDLLQNHPEAAVGALILGFGFLIFIHELGHFLVAKWVGIRATQFAIGFGPAVASFRRGIGLRAGSTEAEYEKRARGAAGPDPSDDELYAAADAAGLGETEYRLNWLPLGGYVKMLGQEDLDPAAASQDPRAYNQKAIWKRMLVISAGVVMNLVFGIVFLVLAFGPGAGVAFPAPVVGGVSPGEPAARAYAEGHEGDPSFLGLLPGDRITGLNGDPVEDLVAVKIATALGGRSNDVLLDVERPGEAGGEATPLRFRLRPEVGRTSDSMLAVGIQPATTDEVVGVEEGSVWAEAGVAAGDRLVSVAGTPVDGPAALQRRVARGGGRTVEALFADEAGVEKAVTFAPLPALARDADGGESLLGLEPLAEVNYIVPGSPAEAVGLRAGDVLTRVGGVQWPSRSAVLGQIAAHAASGRAVELAVLREGARVPIEAATLDDGQLGIGYGPASGLARVAASPSPGALSLPAGSLVTSLNGRPLGSFTDLQAALQEAVADAAEPATDVALGFEVPLGAGSVETRTFSLDEPQRATIRGAAWVPPGGLAFRPLKVLIAGASVGEAAAIGLEKTGEFIQQTYVTLLRLFQGDVKVTHLRGPVGIVDEGSRLAREGWPYYLYFLGIISINLAVINFLPLPIVDGGHMVFLAVEKLRGKPAGPQIQTAVTLVGLCLIAAFFVIVTYNDLFRLASRLLA; this is translated from the coding sequence ATGCGTGACCTCCTCCAGAACCACCCCGAGGCCGCCGTCGGCGCTTTGATCCTGGGCTTCGGCTTCCTGATCTTCATCCACGAGCTGGGCCACTTCCTCGTCGCGAAGTGGGTGGGCATCCGCGCCACCCAGTTCGCGATCGGCTTCGGGCCGGCCGTCGCCTCCTTCCGCCGGGGGATCGGCCTGCGGGCCGGGAGCACCGAGGCGGAATACGAGAAGCGGGCACGCGGAGCCGCCGGTCCCGACCCCAGCGACGACGAGCTCTACGCCGCGGCCGACGCCGCGGGCCTGGGAGAGACCGAGTACCGGCTGAACTGGCTGCCGCTGGGCGGCTACGTGAAGATGCTCGGGCAGGAAGATCTCGACCCCGCCGCCGCCTCTCAGGACCCCAGGGCGTACAACCAGAAGGCGATCTGGAAGCGGATGCTGGTGATCTCCGCCGGCGTGGTGATGAACCTGGTCTTCGGCATCGTCTTCCTCGTGCTGGCCTTCGGGCCCGGCGCCGGCGTCGCCTTCCCGGCGCCGGTGGTCGGCGGTGTCAGCCCCGGCGAGCCGGCGGCGCGGGCGTATGCGGAGGGCCACGAGGGCGATCCAAGCTTCCTGGGGCTGCTGCCCGGTGACCGCATCACCGGCCTCAACGGGGACCCGGTCGAAGACCTCGTCGCGGTGAAGATCGCCACGGCGCTGGGCGGGCGGAGCAACGACGTCTTGCTCGACGTCGAGCGGCCCGGCGAGGCCGGCGGCGAAGCGACGCCGCTGCGGTTCCGCCTGCGGCCCGAGGTGGGCCGCACGAGCGACAGCATGCTCGCGGTGGGCATCCAGCCCGCGACCACGGACGAGGTGGTCGGCGTGGAGGAGGGCAGCGTTTGGGCGGAGGCGGGCGTCGCGGCGGGCGACCGGCTCGTGTCGGTGGCCGGGACGCCGGTGGACGGGCCCGCGGCGCTGCAGCGGCGGGTCGCCCGCGGCGGAGGACGGACGGTGGAGGCGCTCTTCGCGGACGAAGCGGGCGTGGAGAAGGCCGTGACCTTCGCACCGCTCCCGGCGCTCGCCCGCGACGCCGACGGCGGCGAATCGCTCCTGGGCCTCGAGCCGCTGGCGGAAGTCAACTACATCGTGCCCGGTTCTCCCGCCGAGGCCGTGGGGCTCCGCGCAGGCGACGTCCTCACGCGGGTGGGCGGGGTGCAGTGGCCTTCGCGATCGGCCGTGCTCGGGCAGATCGCGGCGCACGCGGCCTCCGGCCGCGCGGTGGAGTTGGCGGTGCTGCGGGAGGGGGCGCGTGTGCCGATCGAGGCCGCGACGCTCGACGACGGCCAGCTGGGCATCGGCTACGGCCCGGCGTCGGGCCTCGCCCGGGTCGCGGCGTCGCCCTCGCCCGGTGCGCTCTCCCTGCCGGCCGGCTCGCTGGTCACCTCCCTGAACGGCCGCCCCCTCGGGAGCTTCACCGACCTCCAGGCGGCGCTGCAGGAAGCCGTCGCGGACGCCGCGGAACCGGCCACCGACGTCGCCCTTGGCTTCGAGGTCCCGCTGGGTGCCGGCAGCGTGGAGACGCGGACGTTCTCGCTCGACGAGCCGCAGCGGGCCACGATCCGCGGCGCCGCCTGGGTGCCGCCCGGCGGCCTCGCCTTCCGTCCGCTGAAGGTGCTGATCGCGGGCGCCTCCGTCGGCGAGGCCGCCGCGATCGGGCTCGAGAAGACCGGTGAGTTCATCCAGCAGACCTACGTCACCCTGCTGCGGCTCTTCCAAGGGGACGTCAAGGTGACGCACCTGCGGGGCCCGGTCGGCATCGTGGACGAGGGCAGCCGCCTCGCCCGCGAGGGCTGGCCGTACTACCTCTACTTCCTGGGGATCATCTCGATCAACCTCGCGGTCATCAACTTCCTCCCGCTGCCCATCGTCGACGGCGGGCACATGGTGTTCCTCGCGGTGGAGAAGCTCCGCGGCAAGCCGGCGGGGCCGCAGATCCAGACGGCGGTGACGCTGGTGGGCCTCTGCCTCATCGCGGCCTTCTTCGTGATCGTCACGTACAACGACCTGTTCCGCCTCGCCTCGCGGCTGCTGGCGTGA
- a CDS encoding polyphenol oxidase family protein: MSGSARPELASGWTAHAGAAGRAWLQCDLLTIRGFRHGFTLRSGGQDLRGPAEVAAFAAEAGVAAGRVGMSPQVHGSRVSSPRDREVAADAAWSPPGGGVVAVRTADCLPVLLAGFGGVVAAHAGWRGLLGGVLEASVERLGGGDAVRAAALGPCIGAAAFEVGPEVAGAFRNAGLGRHLHTGAGDRSHACLAGAATTLLQRAGVRPSVVSSCRCCTFADPDRFFSFRRDGPGRGHQGAWMAPQER; this comes from the coding sequence GTGAGCGGGTCCGCGAGGCCGGAGCTGGCGAGCGGCTGGACCGCGCACGCGGGCGCTGCGGGTCGCGCCTGGTTGCAGTGCGACCTGCTCACGATTCGGGGCTTTCGGCACGGCTTCACGCTCCGCAGCGGCGGGCAAGACCTGCGCGGACCGGCAGAAGTCGCCGCCTTCGCCGCGGAAGCCGGCGTCGCCGCCGGACGCGTCGGCATGAGCCCGCAGGTGCACGGAAGCCGCGTCAGCTCGCCGCGAGACCGCGAGGTCGCCGCCGACGCCGCCTGGAGCCCGCCGGGCGGCGGCGTGGTCGCCGTCCGGACCGCGGACTGCCTCCCGGTCCTCCTGGCAGGGTTCGGAGGCGTCGTGGCGGCGCACGCCGGCTGGCGCGGCCTGCTCGGCGGGGTTCTCGAGGCGTCGGTCGAGCGGCTCGGCGGGGGCGACGCCGTGCGGGCCGCCGCGTTGGGCCCCTGCATCGGGGCGGCGGCGTTCGAGGTCGGGCCGGAGGTCGCGGGCGCATTCCGCAACGCGGGCCTCGGCCGTCACCTCCACACCGGAGCGGGCGATCGCTCCCACGCCTGTCTCGCCGGGGCCGCGACCACGCTGCTGCAGCGGGCGGGCGTGCGGCCATCGGTCGTCTCCTCGTGCCGCTGCTGCACCTTCGCCGACCCGGACCGCTTCTTCAGCTTCCGCCGGGACGGACCCGGTCGGGGGCACCAAGGGGCGTGGATGGCCCCGCAGGAGCGATAA
- a CDS encoding thioredoxin family protein yields MLNKRNLVVPGLIVIGLLAAASLLASGAGGGSSSTDPEGVPWRTDVEAARAEAAETGRPLFLDFTADWCPPCREMERDTWPDAEVRDLLAGRFTPVKVDIDAQPAVAAAFGVQAIPTLVVVNPERAERRRTGYVGPEELADWLRDQAPSPALEAADASQAADAQG; encoded by the coding sequence ATGCTGAACAAGCGGAATCTGGTGGTGCCGGGGCTGATCGTGATCGGGCTGCTCGCCGCGGCGTCGCTGCTCGCCTCCGGGGCGGGCGGCGGTTCCTCCAGCACCGACCCCGAGGGCGTACCGTGGCGGACCGACGTGGAGGCGGCCCGGGCGGAGGCGGCGGAGACCGGCCGGCCGCTCTTCCTGGACTTCACCGCCGACTGGTGCCCGCCCTGCCGAGAGATGGAGCGGGACACGTGGCCCGACGCCGAGGTTCGCGACCTGCTCGCCGGCCGCTTCACCCCGGTGAAGGTGGACATCGATGCTCAGCCGGCCGTCGCGGCGGCCTTCGGGGTGCAGGCGATCCCGACCCTGGTGGTCGTGAACCCGGAGCGAGCGGAGCGGAGACGCACCGGCTATGTCGGACCCGAAGAGCTCGCCGACTGGCTGCGTGACCAGGCACCGTCGCCCGCGCTCGAGGCCGCGGACGCCTCGCAAGCCGCGGACGCGCAGGGCTGA
- the trpB gene encoding tryptophan synthase subunit beta has protein sequence MTATATPPISQTRRFPDDRGYFGGYGGVFIPETLHHAVAELAEAYREARADPAFAAQLAELARDYIGRPTPLQFAPRLTAAGGGAQIWLKREDLAHTGAHKINNAIGQCLLALRMGKKRIIAETGAGQHGVATATAAAKFGLPCEVFMGEEDMRRQRPNVLRMRMMGATVTGVGDGSRTLKDATNAALRDWMGSSADTHYIIGSVVGPHPFPMIVRDFQAVIGHESIAACRDQIGRLPDTVVAVVGGGSNASGMFYPFASDPGCDGVALVGVEPGGTGTAPGQHAAALTHGSPGVLHGALSYVMQNSDGQTADVHSVSAGLDYPGIGPEHSCWKDSGRVSYASVTDSEALAAFELICRLEGILPALEPSHALAHVMKLAPTLPADHVVLMNLCGRGDKDLDEVIRLLGHAETA, from the coding sequence ATGACCGCCACGGCCACCCCCCCGATCTCGCAGACCCGCCGCTTCCCCGACGACCGCGGGTACTTCGGCGGCTACGGCGGCGTCTTCATCCCCGAGACGCTGCACCACGCGGTGGCCGAGCTCGCCGAAGCCTACCGCGAAGCGCGAGCGGACCCGGCCTTCGCGGCGCAGCTCGCCGAGCTCGCACGCGACTACATCGGCCGCCCGACGCCCCTGCAGTTCGCTCCGCGCCTCACCGCCGCCGGCGGCGGGGCGCAGATCTGGCTGAAGCGTGAAGACCTCGCCCACACGGGAGCCCACAAGATCAACAACGCGATCGGGCAGTGCTTGCTGGCGCTGCGGATGGGCAAGAAGCGGATCATCGCGGAGACCGGCGCCGGCCAGCACGGCGTCGCGACCGCCACCGCGGCGGCCAAGTTCGGCCTGCCCTGCGAGGTCTTCATGGGCGAGGAGGACATGCGCCGCCAGCGGCCCAACGTCCTGCGGATGCGGATGATGGGGGCCACCGTCACCGGCGTCGGCGACGGGAGCCGGACGCTCAAGGACGCCACCAACGCGGCGCTGCGGGACTGGATGGGCAGCTCCGCGGACACCCACTACATCATCGGCAGCGTCGTGGGTCCGCACCCCTTCCCGATGATCGTGCGCGACTTCCAGGCCGTGATCGGCCACGAGAGCATCGCCGCCTGCCGCGACCAGATCGGCCGCTTGCCCGACACCGTGGTCGCCGTGGTCGGCGGCGGCTCCAACGCCTCGGGCATGTTCTACCCGTTCGCGAGCGATCCCGGCTGCGACGGCGTCGCGCTCGTGGGCGTCGAACCCGGCGGGACCGGGACGGCGCCGGGCCAGCACGCCGCCGCGCTCACCCACGGAAGCCCGGGGGTGCTGCACGGCGCGCTCTCGTACGTGATGCAGAACTCCGACGGCCAGACCGCCGACGTCCACAGCGTCTCCGCCGGCCTGGACTACCCCGGCATCGGGCCCGAGCACAGCTGCTGGAAGGACAGCGGCCGCGTGAGCTACGCGAGCGTCACCGACAGCGAGGCGCTCGCCGCGTTCGAGCTGATCTGCAGGCTCGAGGGCATCCTGCCCGCGCTCGAGCCGTCGCACGCGCTCGCCCACGTGATGAAGCTCGCCCCGACGCTGCCCGCCGATCACGTCGTCCTGATGAACCTCTGCGGCCGCGGCGACAAGGACCTCGACGAGGTCATCCGATTGCTGGGCCACGCCGAGACCGCGTGA
- a CDS encoding sulfatase-like hydrolase/transferase yields the protein MKRCRLPLLLLALLLLLPASAAPAGEHRPNLVLIFTDGQRSDAVGYSGNHAVSTPHLDALAREALILENCYVNTSICAVNRANLMAGQYPGRHGIHGFFEAFDGPRLRATVPGRLQAAGYQTAFFGKWGIGDSPEQTHAAAEVFDYWAGQPMQTCYFHEPDCRYVRFDGFRRPLDDLCDCPADARGKPGFRNRIGVANLRDPIHTDAEVIPMQVGRFLAGRDPAKPFALFLFFKSPHAPFGDFAPAVAGVTDGLAMPRPPAATLDAAGRVPPAVKASLGRGTGMMRLRRDGALDRHQRDYFRLVSSMDRGVGRVVAALGGAGVADRTVTMFTSDSGHFFSEHGLAEAWLMYEPSLRVPGFVHDPRRPVDAGGRKTTLPVITTDFSVTLLAYAGLDRPAEMTGADLRPLFDGTPPAWREDVFYDHPYGQGGSIPRTIGVRTPRFTYTRYTGTDPLQEELFDNFADPNQRNNLAGVAGHAETLATLRARCDELRDEVD from the coding sequence ATGAAGCGTTGCCGACTCCCGCTGTTGCTCCTCGCTCTGCTCCTCCTGCTCCCGGCGTCCGCCGCGCCCGCCGGGGAGCACCGCCCCAACCTCGTCCTGATCTTCACCGACGGCCAGCGGTCCGACGCGGTGGGCTACAGCGGGAACCACGCGGTCTCGACGCCGCACCTCGACGCGCTCGCGCGTGAAGCGTTGATCCTCGAGAACTGCTACGTCAACACGTCGATCTGCGCCGTGAACCGGGCGAACCTGATGGCCGGGCAGTACCCGGGCCGTCACGGCATCCACGGCTTCTTCGAGGCGTTCGACGGCCCGCGGCTGCGGGCGACGGTGCCCGGGCGTCTCCAGGCCGCCGGCTATCAGACGGCTTTCTTCGGCAAGTGGGGCATCGGCGACTCGCCCGAGCAGACGCACGCCGCCGCGGAGGTCTTCGACTACTGGGCGGGCCAGCCGATGCAGACGTGCTACTTCCACGAGCCCGACTGCCGGTACGTGCGGTTCGACGGCTTCCGTCGCCCGCTCGACGACCTGTGCGACTGCCCCGCGGATGCTCGCGGGAAGCCGGGCTTCCGCAACCGCATCGGCGTCGCGAACCTGAGGGATCCGATCCACACGGACGCGGAGGTGATCCCGATGCAGGTCGGGCGCTTCCTTGCCGGCCGCGATCCGGCGAAGCCCTTCGCGCTGTTCCTGTTCTTCAAAAGCCCGCACGCGCCCTTCGGCGACTTCGCCCCCGCCGTCGCGGGCGTCACCGACGGCCTCGCGATGCCGCGGCCGCCGGCGGCAACGCTGGACGCCGCCGGCCGCGTGCCGCCCGCGGTGAAGGCCTCTCTGGGCCGCGGGACCGGGATGATGCGGCTCCGCAGAGACGGCGCCCTGGATCGGCATCAGCGCGACTACTTCCGCCTCGTCTCCAGCATGGACCGGGGCGTGGGCCGCGTGGTGGCGGCACTCGGCGGAGCCGGTGTCGCCGACCGAACCGTCACGATGTTCACCTCCGACAGCGGCCACTTCTTCTCCGAGCACGGCCTCGCCGAGGCGTGGCTGATGTACGAGCCCTCGCTCCGCGTGCCCGGCTTCGTCCACGACCCGCGCCGCCCGGTGGACGCGGGCGGCCGGAAGACCACGCTGCCGGTGATCACGACCGACTTTTCGGTCACGCTGCTCGCCTACGCCGGGCTCGATCGGCCCGCCGAGATGACCGGTGCGGACCTGCGCCCGCTCTTCGACGGCACGCCCCCGGCTTGGCGCGAGGATGTCTTCTACGACCACCCTTACGGCCAGGGCGGCTCGATCCCGCGGACGATCGGCGTGCGCACGCCGAGGTTCACCTACACGCGGTACACCGGGACCGATCCGCTGCAAGAGGAGCTGTTCGACAACTTCGCCGACCCCAACCAGCGGAACAACCTCGCGGGGGTGGCCGGCCACGCGGAGACCCTGGCGACGCTGCGGGCTCGCTGCGACGAGCTGCGGGACGAGGTGGACTAG
- a CDS encoding GntR family transcriptional regulator, whose product MAEDASPAATPRGTPRTPKYQVIRDRLMEQIRSGTLSPGCRLPTERELADRFGVTRMTVRQAITTLVQSGMVVNRRPLGNFVAESLCGVASRRVVNLVCVGSGSEDAGVFLEHGVAAARSRGIEARVLQAHAGVEHLAVATVRGPDPTVLIGGPGGAHRELHRAVHTAADRVVVVGVRMDHAGIASVVGDDALGIRLAVGHLHGKGHERIALVGSTPEDDHPTMELQVELWRQAMDELGLARGTPDRHVIRLEPVPAGGTAMASKLAVEAYHRRRRVRATAYIGLSAETGVGVLAALHGSGVRVPRDASVVGYATHLRASLCVPPLTGIDVDVGGHLAAALDRVERMLSAEEGAPVLPLLQVVPPFLIERGSVGPRR is encoded by the coding sequence ATGGCCGAAGACGCCTCCCCCGCCGCGACGCCCCGCGGCACGCCGCGGACGCCGAAGTACCAGGTCATCCGCGACCGGCTCATGGAACAGATCCGCTCCGGGACGCTGTCGCCCGGCTGCCGGCTGCCCACCGAGCGGGAGCTCGCGGACCGCTTCGGCGTCACGCGGATGACGGTGCGTCAGGCGATCACGACGCTCGTGCAATCGGGCATGGTCGTGAACCGCCGCCCGCTGGGCAACTTCGTCGCCGAGAGCCTCTGCGGTGTCGCGAGCCGCCGCGTCGTCAACCTCGTGTGCGTCGGCTCCGGATCCGAAGACGCCGGCGTCTTCCTCGAGCACGGCGTCGCGGCGGCGAGGTCCCGCGGCATCGAGGCTCGCGTTCTGCAGGCCCACGCCGGCGTCGAGCACCTCGCCGTCGCCACCGTCCGCGGGCCCGATCCGACCGTGCTCATCGGCGGGCCGGGCGGAGCCCACCGCGAGTTGCACCGGGCGGTTCACACCGCGGCCGATCGGGTGGTGGTGGTCGGCGTCCGCATGGATCACGCCGGCATCGCCTCGGTCGTCGGCGACGACGCGCTGGGCATCCGCCTCGCGGTCGGGCACCTGCACGGCAAGGGCCACGAGCGGATCGCGCTGGTCGGATCCACCCCCGAGGACGACCACCCGACGATGGAGCTGCAGGTCGAGCTGTGGCGGCAGGCCATGGACGAGCTGGGCCTCGCCCGCGGCACCCCGGACAGGCACGTCATCCGGCTCGAGCCCGTGCCGGCGGGCGGGACCGCGATGGCGTCGAAGCTCGCGGTCGAGGCGTACCACCGGCGCCGCCGCGTGCGGGCCACCGCGTACATCGGCCTCTCCGCGGAGACCGGGGTGGGCGTGCTCGCGGCGCTGCACGGCTCCGGCGTGCGGGTGCCCCGCGACGCGTCGGTCGTCGGCTACGCGACCCACCTCCGCGCGTCGCTGTGCGTGCCGCCGCTGACCGGCATCGACGTCGACGTCGGCGGGCACCTGGCCGCCGCGTTGGACCGCGTCGAGCGGATGCTCTCCGCGGAAGAGGGTGCCCCTGTGCTCCCGCTGCTCCAGGTCGTTCCGCCCTTCCTCATCGAGCGCGGGAGCGTCGGACCGAGGCGCTGA
- a CDS encoding formylglycine-generating enzyme family protein, translating to MTRSLTTTILVAVGLFAAVAGRAEAPGPPRGMVLVPGGTFAMGTDDPRGMPNERPAREVAVDAFFLDRAPVTNAEFAAFVEATGYVTEAERPVDWEVLKTQVPPGTPAPPPEMLLPGSLVFTPPPPGSGPVDLRDLSRWWSWTAGASWRHPDGPGSDLDGRGDHPVVQVSFHDAEAYAAWAGKRLPTEAEWEFAARGGSDTRFFWGEQFRPGGRFMANTFTGSFPLNNTAADRFADRSPVGSFPANGYGLVDMAGNVWQWTSSFYGAGGRVDRSQRVIKGGSYLCHADYCESYRPPARRPLTPDTGSGHVGFRCAWDPPPED from the coding sequence ATGACCCGCTCGCTCACCACAACGATCCTCGTGGCGGTCGGCCTCTTCGCGGCGGTGGCCGGGCGGGCGGAGGCTCCGGGCCCGCCGCGGGGCATGGTGCTCGTCCCCGGCGGCACCTTCGCGATGGGCACCGACGACCCGCGGGGGATGCCCAACGAGCGGCCGGCCCGGGAGGTGGCGGTCGACGCTTTCTTCCTCGATCGGGCGCCGGTCACCAACGCGGAGTTCGCCGCCTTCGTCGAAGCCACCGGTTACGTCACCGAGGCCGAGCGGCCGGTCGACTGGGAGGTCCTCAAGACGCAGGTGCCCCCCGGCACGCCCGCCCCGCCGCCGGAGATGCTCCTGCCCGGCTCGTTGGTGTTCACCCCGCCGCCGCCGGGCTCGGGCCCCGTGGACCTGCGCGACCTCTCGCGCTGGTGGAGCTGGACGGCCGGCGCGAGCTGGCGGCACCCCGACGGGCCCGGAAGCGACCTGGACGGCCGCGGCGACCACCCCGTCGTGCAGGTGAGCTTCCACGACGCCGAGGCGTACGCGGCCTGGGCGGGCAAGCGGCTGCCGACCGAGGCGGAGTGGGAGTTCGCCGCCCGCGGCGGCAGCGACACCCGCTTCTTCTGGGGGGAGCAGTTCCGGCCGGGCGGCCGCTTCATGGCGAACACGTTCACCGGGAGCTTCCCGCTGAACAACACCGCAGCCGATCGGTTCGCGGATCGTTCGCCGGTCGGCAGCTTCCCCGCCAACGGCTACGGGCTGGTCGACATGGCCGGCAACGTGTGGCAGTGGACGAGCAGCTTCTACGGCGCGGGCGGACGCGTGGACCGGTCGCAGCGGGTCATCAAGGGCGGCTCGTACCTCTGCCACGCGGACTACTGCGAGAGCTACCGCCCGCCGGCGCGGCGGCCGCTGACGCCGGACACGGGCAGCGGCCACGTCGGCTTCCGCTGCGCATGGGATCCGCCTCCGGAAGATTGA